In one Lachnospiraceae bacterium GAM79 genomic region, the following are encoded:
- the bsh gene encoding choloylglycine hydrolase encodes MCTAATYKTKDFYFGRTLDYEFSYGDEITVTPRKFPFEFRHMGKRDSHYAIIGMAHVAGEYPLYYDAINEKGVGMAGLNFVGNAVYQAVEAGRDNVAQFEFIPWILGQCADLDEVRALLDRMNLVGTPFSEQLPSAQLHWIIADRNAAITVECMADGMHIHENPVGVLTNNPPFETQMFLLNNYQGLSPKQPENTFAEQLQLQSYSRGMGALGLPGDLSSASRFAKVAFTKMNSKSGDSEAESISQFFHILGSVDQQRGCCEVTDGKYEITLYTSCCNADKGIYYYTTYENHQITGVDMHHCDLDGSELFRYPLVQGEQIHWMN; translated from the coding sequence ATGTGTACAGCAGCGACGTATAAAACGAAGGATTTTTATTTTGGCAGAACATTAGATTATGAATTTTCTTACGGGGATGAGATTACGGTGACACCGAGAAAGTTCCCGTTTGAGTTTCGTCATATGGGAAAGAGGGATTCTCATTATGCGATCATTGGCATGGCGCATGTGGCAGGTGAATATCCGCTTTATTATGATGCGATCAATGAAAAGGGTGTCGGTATGGCGGGACTTAATTTTGTTGGAAATGCAGTTTATCAGGCAGTAGAAGCTGGTAGGGATAATGTTGCGCAGTTTGAATTCATCCCGTGGATACTTGGACAGTGTGCGGATCTGGACGAGGTACGGGCATTGCTTGACCGGATGAATCTGGTCGGAACACCTTTCAGCGAACAGCTTCCATCGGCACAGTTACACTGGATCATAGCAGATCGAAATGCTGCGATCACAGTTGAGTGTATGGCGGATGGAATGCATATACATGAGAATCCGGTCGGAGTTCTCACGAACAATCCACCATTTGAGACACAGATGTTTTTATTGAATAATTATCAGGGCTTATCTCCGAAGCAGCCGGAAAATACTTTCGCAGAGCAGCTGCAGTTACAGTCTTACAGCAGGGGCATGGGTGCACTTGGTTTGCCGGGTGATCTGTCGTCAGCGTCACGATTTGCAAAGGTCGCATTTACAAAAATGAATTCAAAATCTGGCGACAGCGAGGCGGAGAGTATCAGCCAGTTCTTCCATATTCTTGGATCGGTTGATCAGCAGCGTGGATGCTGTGAAGTGACAGATGGCAAGTATGAGATCACGCTCTACACCTCCTGCTGTAATGCAGATAAAGGAATCTATTATTATACAACATACGAAAACCACCAGATCACAGGTGTGGATATGCACCATTGTGATCTGGATGGTTCCGAGCTTTTTAGATATCCACTGGTTCAGGGAGAACAGATCCACTGGATGAATTGA
- a CDS encoding metallophosphoesterase family protein yields the protein MNYYISDLHFCCASQLAGSGSGYDEREYKTLEEMHADMLARWNRKVTNGDTVYILGDISKRGKSEELIALVAQLKGHKILVHGNHDDLSDYRLRQLFEEVCNYKEITDNIRGNAYKLVLCHYPILFWNGQHRGNILLYGHTHRSPEDVFFQDCIKRLNERKDLHEEDQDFLAINVGCMQPYMNYEPQSLKELLEARGIEIPEKKKKGR from the coding sequence ATGAATTATTATATCAGTGATCTGCATTTCTGCTGTGCCAGCCAGCTCGCAGGCAGCGGAAGCGGATATGACGAAAGAGAATATAAGACACTGGAAGAAATGCATGCCGATATGCTTGCCAGATGGAACCGGAAGGTGACAAACGGAGATACGGTCTATATCCTCGGCGACATCAGTAAGCGGGGAAAAAGTGAAGAATTGATCGCATTGGTTGCGCAGTTAAAAGGACATAAGATCCTTGTGCATGGGAACCATGATGATTTGTCAGATTACAGGCTCCGGCAGTTATTTGAGGAGGTTTGTAATTACAAAGAGATTACAGACAACATTCGAGGAAATGCATATAAGCTGGTGCTTTGTCATTATCCGATCCTGTTCTGGAATGGTCAGCATAGAGGGAATATTCTGTTGTATGGGCATACACACCGATCCCCGGAGGATGTGTTTTTTCAGGACTGCATAAAGCGGCTGAATGAACGCAAGGATCTTCATGAGGAAGACCAGGATTTCCTGGCGATCAATGTCGGTTGTATGCAGCCTTATATGAATTATGAGCCACAGTCATTGAAGGAACTGTTAGAAGCAAGAGGGATTGAGATTCCGGAAAAAAAGAAAAAAGGAAGGTAA
- the mutY gene encoding A/G-specific adenine glycosylase, which yields MQNVYKQIADNLIVWYPEHARDLPWRKDKEPYHVWLSEIMLQQTRVEAVKEYYRTFLQELPTIEALAEVDDDRLMKLWEGLGYYNRARNLKKAAGEVVIEWQGNFPAEYNEILSLPGIGEYTAGAIGSICFDLPTPAVDGNVLRVYTRVMEDPSNIDKQAVKKKIREELLQVYRYGHCDMLTQSLMEVGATICLPNGAPKCEVCPLQELCKAHKHDSWQQYPVREAKKKRKVEEKAVLMLRYEDKVAIRKRTEKGLLHGLWEFPNLPGSYSTQEILSYVTSKNLHPKEIWMETTYTHIFSHVEWHMKAFYMECMEQQAKDLRWVTLEELKQEIAIPSAFAPFKDLLNSGA from the coding sequence ATGCAGAATGTATATAAGCAGATCGCGGACAATCTGATCGTGTGGTATCCGGAGCATGCCAGAGATCTTCCATGGAGAAAAGATAAAGAACCGTATCATGTATGGTTGTCGGAGATCATGCTGCAGCAGACGAGAGTGGAAGCAGTAAAAGAATATTACAGAACGTTTTTGCAGGAGCTTCCGACGATCGAGGCGCTGGCAGAGGTAGATGATGACCGCCTGATGAAACTTTGGGAAGGGCTTGGATATTATAACCGTGCAAGAAATCTGAAAAAGGCAGCAGGAGAAGTGGTGATAGAATGGCAGGGAAACTTCCCTGCAGAATACAATGAGATTCTGAGTCTGCCGGGAATCGGAGAATATACGGCGGGAGCGATCGGCTCGATCTGCTTTGATCTGCCAACTCCTGCGGTGGACGGAAATGTTCTCCGGGTATATACCAGAGTGATGGAAGATCCGTCAAATATCGACAAGCAGGCAGTAAAGAAGAAAATCCGGGAGGAACTTCTGCAGGTGTACCGGTATGGACATTGCGATATGCTGACACAGAGTCTGATGGAGGTTGGAGCAACAATCTGTCTGCCAAATGGTGCGCCAAAATGTGAGGTGTGTCCACTACAGGAATTGTGTAAAGCTCATAAGCATGATTCCTGGCAGCAGTATCCGGTTCGTGAAGCAAAGAAGAAACGGAAAGTGGAAGAAAAAGCGGTGCTGATGCTTCGGTATGAAGATAAGGTTGCGATACGGAAGCGGACAGAGAAAGGGTTGTTACATGGATTGTGGGAATTCCCGAATCTTCCTGGAAGCTACAGCACACAGGAGATCCTTTCGTATGTAACGTCAAAAAATCTCCACCCAAAAGAAATCTGGATGGAGACAACATATACACATATTTTTTCCCATGTAGAATGGCATATGAAAGCCTTTTATATGGAATGTATGGAACAGCAGGCGAAAGATCTTCGTTGGGTTACATTAGAAGAGCTGAAGCAGGAGATTGCGATTCCGTCAGCATTTGCACCGTTTAAAGATCTTTTAAATTCCGGTGCCTGA
- a CDS encoding LytTR family transcriptional regulator DNA-binding domain-containing protein encodes MTIQDFVSLSGEVLTQYYDNNITPFLDACHEDVLWIGPAEKQVIRTKKALVNAFLSEQHELKFVLHDLVITPLATTSNRVVEIIMFFMVDTIWPDNSMNRVNQRIHLSWIMNNGVPQIRLCHISNAISYDERDTIYPVHYDSKFRGMPLAGVSRSERLSFKGTDKSLLFLNRNQILYIESHGRHSNIHTTSNSYEITESLLSLEKRFPDYFLRCHQSYLINPDFASSIERFKLTMSDGFVIPIPEKKYTQVKRLLLDFINARSSGTGI; translated from the coding sequence ATGACAATTCAGGATTTTGTTTCTCTTTCCGGTGAGGTATTGACACAATATTATGACAACAACATTACACCATTTCTCGATGCATGCCATGAAGATGTTCTGTGGATCGGTCCTGCCGAAAAACAGGTGATCCGCACAAAAAAAGCGTTGGTTAACGCATTTCTGTCTGAACAGCACGAATTAAAATTTGTTCTTCATGATCTGGTTATTACCCCTCTTGCTACGACCAGCAACCGGGTAGTTGAGATCATTATGTTCTTTATGGTTGATACGATATGGCCTGATAACAGCATGAATCGGGTTAATCAGAGGATTCATCTGTCCTGGATCATGAACAACGGAGTTCCTCAGATTCGGCTCTGCCATATCTCAAATGCTATCTCTTACGATGAACGAGATACCATCTATCCGGTGCATTACGATTCCAAATTCCGCGGAATGCCGCTTGCCGGCGTATCCCGCTCGGAACGTTTGTCGTTTAAGGGTACAGATAAATCTCTGCTTTTTCTGAATCGGAATCAGATCCTGTACATAGAATCCCATGGCAGACACTCCAATATCCATACAACCTCCAATTCTTACGAGATTACAGAAAGTCTGCTTTCTCTGGAAAAACGCTTCCCGGATTATTTCCTGCGTTGCCACCAGAGTTATTTGATCAATCCTGATTTCGCATCATCAATTGAACGTTTTAAACTTACAATGTCCGATGGCTTTGTAATCCCAATCCCGGAAAAGAAATATACTCAGGTAAAACGTTTGCTTCTGGATTTTATTAACGCCCGGTCATCAGGCACCGGAATTTAA
- a CDS encoding heavy-metal-associated domain-containing protein: protein MIKTTLKIDGMMCGMCEAHMNDVIRKNFKVKKVTSSAKSGETVIISEDNIDTEAAKKAIKDIGYEMLSATSEPYEKKGLFHFGK from the coding sequence ATGATAAAGACAACTTTAAAAATTGATGGAATGATGTGTGGTATGTGTGAAGCCCACATGAATGATGTGATCCGTAAGAATTTCAAGGTAAAAAAGGTAACTTCTTCTGCCAAGAGCGGGGAAACGGTGATCATCAGCGAGGACAATATCGATACCGAGGCTGCAAAGAAGGCAATCAAGGATATCGGTTATGAGATGCTTTCCGCAACCAGTGAGCCATATGAGAAAAAGGGCTTATTCCATTTTGGCAAGTAG
- a CDS encoding chorismate--pyruvate lyase, whose amino-acid sequence MLVCDYIVKQIDGEYAHLQNLDGSEEDKLVARALLPNGIAEGTKLHYELLQYEIIQ is encoded by the coding sequence ATGTTAGTATGTGATTATATTGTAAAACAGATTGATGGAGAATATGCGCATCTGCAGAATCTGGATGGTTCCGAAGAAGATAAGCTGGTTGCAAGAGCCTTGCTGCCGAATGGGATCGCAGAGGGAACGAAGCTGCACTACGAGCTGTTACAGTATGAGATTATACAGTAA
- a CDS encoding DUF975 family protein, translated as MNWNRKELRKGAWNTVFKRGTMAWLALVAVCFIFAFLGVDEFAQSTFVNGIDKAIGLDTSHVASNVEILKDYAVNTPIVKDVPFIHSDFVIGLIDVASKSQTWIIKLLGANAAYLERNAGEVIIALLLSAFIMMIVHFFIQSAAIVGKNRYAMECRYSDKVSINRMFAPFHFKHLLRLIWTMFVYKVVLFLWNLTIVGGIYKFYQYRMIPYLVAENQTLSWKEAKALSKEMTNGYKWKMFVTDLSCIPVMLLKLVPIAGLLVAVPFDVEIDVEMYFHLRKRIDSEAFVERAFDGAPYCKGIETAVPVYLLQDAAVEVPKGIKIKSEYRLTDFIFFFFSFCFVGWVWEVMLHIVRDHELVNRGTMYGPWLPIYGVGGVVIIFLLDRFKADKLKLFLMSMGICGVLEYIASWILDFFFNSHYWNYKKFFMNLNGRICLVGLLAFGIGSLFGVYIAAPKLSRFMHKKSRKTQILICAVLSTAFIIDLICCALFGFNAGSGVGGTYN; from the coding sequence ATGAACTGGAATCGAAAAGAACTGAGAAAAGGCGCGTGGAACACGGTGTTTAAGCGTGGAACGATGGCGTGGCTTGCACTGGTTGCAGTCTGCTTCATCTTTGCATTTTTAGGTGTCGATGAATTTGCACAGTCGACATTTGTAAATGGGATTGACAAGGCAATCGGACTGGATACTTCGCATGTAGCAAGTAACGTGGAAATCTTAAAAGACTATGCCGTAAATACACCGATTGTAAAGGATGTTCCGTTTATACATTCGGATTTTGTGATCGGACTGATCGATGTTGCTTCCAAGAGTCAGACATGGATCATTAAGCTGTTAGGCGCAAATGCCGCCTATCTGGAACGTAATGCCGGAGAAGTGATCATTGCACTTCTGTTATCCGCATTTATTATGATGATCGTGCATTTCTTCATTCAGAGTGCAGCTATCGTTGGAAAGAATCGGTATGCGATGGAGTGCCGGTACAGTGATAAAGTATCGATCAACCGTATGTTTGCACCATTTCATTTTAAACATTTATTGAGATTGATCTGGACAATGTTCGTATATAAGGTGGTTCTGTTTTTATGGAATCTTACGATCGTCGGTGGTATATACAAATTCTATCAGTACCGGATGATCCCGTATCTTGTTGCGGAGAATCAGACACTTAGCTGGAAAGAGGCAAAAGCTTTATCCAAAGAAATGACAAATGGATACAAATGGAAGATGTTCGTAACAGATCTGTCATGTATTCCTGTTATGCTGTTAAAGCTTGTTCCGATTGCCGGTCTGTTAGTAGCAGTACCGTTTGATGTAGAGATCGACGTGGAGATGTATTTTCATCTTAGAAAGAGAATTGACAGTGAAGCATTTGTTGAGCGTGCATTTGACGGAGCACCATACTGTAAAGGTATAGAAACTGCTGTGCCGGTATATCTCTTGCAGGATGCAGCAGTAGAAGTACCAAAGGGAATCAAAATCAAGAGTGAATACCGGCTGACAGATTTCATCTTTTTCTTCTTCTCATTCTGTTTTGTCGGCTGGGTGTGGGAGGTTATGCTCCACATCGTCAGGGATCATGAGCTCGTAAACCGTGGAACAATGTATGGACCGTGGCTTCCGATCTATGGTGTCGGGGGTGTCGTTATTATCTTCCTGTTAGACCGGTTTAAGGCAGATAAATTGAAATTATTCTTGATGTCTATGGGTATCTGTGGCGTGCTCGAATATATCGCAAGCTGGATCCTGGATTTCTTCTTTAATTCCCACTACTGGAATTATAAGAAATTCTTCATGAATTTAAATGGAAGGATCTGTCTGGTCGGCTTACTTGCATTTGGCATCGGAAGTCTGTTCGGTGTCTATATCGCGGCGCCGAAGCTCAGCCGCTTTATGCATAAGAAGAGCCGGAAAACACAGATCCTGATCTGCGCTGTCTTAAGCACAGCCTTTATCATCGACCTGATCTGTTGTGCGTTATTTGGCTTCAATGCCGGATCCGGCGTAGGTGGAACCTATAACTAA
- a CDS encoding AraC family transcriptional regulator codes for MHEYLFSIFPNEKFIDLGLYQYGWERCTPAHQFGPAARTHYLFHYVISGTGLLMAQDKKGETRNYSIKSGQGFLLYPGQISTYIADETNPWEYTWLEFDGLRVKEALDIAGFSKDQPIYHATSKEYREIMMNEMLYIANHPNEPPFHLIGHSYLFLDALTRSTASTQMIKTGKMSDYYIKEAINFVEQNFPYDISIEDIAACCGINRSYLGKIFHDSIGKTPQEFLINYRMSKATELLKMTKLSIADIGNAVGYPNQLHFSRAFKNIYGVSPKNWRDQNH; via the coding sequence ATGCATGAATACCTTTTTTCTATATTTCCAAATGAGAAATTTATAGATCTCGGACTATATCAGTACGGATGGGAACGCTGTACACCGGCCCATCAGTTCGGTCCAGCTGCCAGAACCCACTATCTGTTTCATTATGTCATCTCCGGAACCGGACTTTTAATGGCACAGGACAAAAAAGGAGAGACTAGAAATTATTCGATCAAAAGCGGACAGGGCTTTCTTCTGTATCCGGGACAGATCAGCACCTATATCGCAGATGAGACAAACCCATGGGAATATACCTGGCTGGAATTTGATGGATTACGGGTAAAAGAAGCACTGGACATTGCCGGTTTTTCAAAAGACCAGCCCATCTATCATGCTACCTCAAAGGAATACCGGGAAATCATGATGAACGAAATGCTCTATATTGCCAATCACCCAAACGAACCGCCATTTCACCTGATCGGTCATTCCTACCTTTTTCTGGATGCACTCACCCGTTCCACCGCCTCTACCCAGATGATAAAAACCGGTAAAATGAGCGATTACTATATAAAAGAAGCGATAAACTTCGTAGAGCAGAATTTTCCTTATGACATCTCTATCGAAGATATAGCTGCCTGTTGCGGCATCAACCGCAGCTATCTGGGAAAGATATTTCATGATTCCATTGGCAAAACGCCACAGGAATTCCTGATAAATTATCGGATGTCCAAAGCAACAGAGCTGCTGAAAATGACTAAATTGTCAATTGCAGATATAGGAAATGCAGTCGGCTATCCAAACCAACTGCATTTCTCAAGAGCTTTTAAAAATATATATGGTGTCTCCCCAAAAAACTGGCGGGACCAGAATCACTAA
- a CDS encoding extracellular solute-binding protein, translating to MLKGKKLLFVLTMMTGFCLLAGCGKNNKDGKTVIELVQYKPEATSYFEEVEERFNASHDDIELKISSPNDAMTVLKTRFVREDNPDIIGIGGDINYSNFIDADMLMDISDFDGLADIKENYLTICENLKFIPTEGTYSVPYVANAAGILYNRDMFEEHGWKIPETWDELLALCDEIKAEGILPFYMGYKDTWTCLSPWNSAVASLTSSTVCKDVNKGETTFSDQYVQVAEEMKTLLQYGEANPVAYSYNDACTAFAKGESAMYMIGSYAVPQIQSVNPDINIDSFVFPASNNKDDMVLTSGVDLQFCVMEDCPNKEAAYEVLRFLLEDENVQDYIDNQNAVPCKKGDFKLASMLDGMREYLDNGIVTDYQDHFYPSEMAVDALIQTYLLDGDTEAFLKKFDTEWKRYNRDLIIKVRKYEQEHSGEEE from the coding sequence ATGCTAAAAGGGAAAAAACTATTATTTGTACTTACAATGATGACTGGTTTCTGCTTACTGGCGGGGTGTGGCAAGAATAATAAAGACGGAAAAACAGTGATCGAACTGGTACAGTACAAGCCGGAAGCAACCTCTTATTTTGAAGAAGTTGAGGAACGGTTTAATGCCAGTCATGATGATATTGAATTGAAGATCAGTTCTCCGAACGATGCAATGACGGTGTTGAAGACCAGATTTGTTCGCGAAGATAATCCGGATATCATTGGTATTGGTGGTGACATCAATTATTCGAATTTTATTGATGCCGATATGTTGATGGATATTTCTGATTTTGATGGACTGGCAGATATAAAGGAAAATTATCTGACAATCTGTGAGAATCTGAAATTTATTCCAACAGAAGGAACATACAGTGTTCCATATGTGGCAAATGCTGCCGGTATCCTGTACAACCGGGATATGTTTGAGGAGCATGGCTGGAAGATCCCGGAAACATGGGATGAGCTTCTTGCATTATGTGATGAGATTAAAGCAGAAGGAATTCTTCCGTTTTATATGGGATACAAGGATACATGGACCTGTCTTTCTCCATGGAACAGTGCAGTAGCTTCATTGACATCTTCGACCGTATGTAAGGATGTTAATAAGGGAGAAACGACATTTTCCGATCAGTATGTTCAGGTTGCGGAAGAAATGAAAACCTTGCTTCAGTATGGAGAAGCCAATCCGGTTGCATATTCTTATAATGATGCTTGTACAGCATTTGCAAAAGGTGAGTCAGCAATGTATATGATCGGAAGCTATGCTGTACCACAGATCCAGTCAGTAAATCCGGATATCAATATTGATTCATTTGTATTCCCGGCTTCTAACAATAAGGATGACATGGTTCTGACATCCGGTGTAGACCTTCAGTTCTGCGTGATGGAAGACTGTCCGAATAAGGAAGCAGCCTATGAAGTCCTCCGTTTCCTGTTAGAGGATGAAAATGTACAGGACTATATAGACAATCAGAACGCAGTACCTTGTAAGAAAGGTGATTTCAAGCTTGCATCTATGTTAGACGGTATGCGGGAATATCTGGACAACGGAATCGTGACTGATTATCAGGATCATTTTTATCCATCTGAGATGGCAGTAGATGCATTGATTCAGACTTATCTGTTAGATGGAGATACAGAAGCGTTTTTGAAGAAATTTGATACGGAATGGAAACGGTACAATCGTGACCTGATCATAAAGGTTCGCAAATATGAGCAGGAGCATTCCGGAGAGGAGGAATAG
- a CDS encoding sugar ABC transporter permease, translating to MDTKKTEDMKFAKKKKKMSGKSRTFMLITIPIVALFFTFNTLPLIQGAIYSFTNFRGYGSYEWVGFRNYIDLFHDARVGSSYLFTFKLAIVTTIIVNAVSLILAMALNSKIRFKSGLRGLYFLPNILGGLVVGYIFNYFFTYILPQIAIMLGFEGNSMLASSKTAWLAIAVVCAWQSIAMNTIIYISGLQTVPEDVYEAGSLDGATGFAKFRYLTFPLILPFFTINVVLCMKNFLMVFDQIMSLTKGGPAQSTESISYLIYNNGMSGGQFGFQSANAVVFFIVIVVISVLQMRFLGKKEEQL from the coding sequence ATGGATACAAAAAAGACAGAAGATATGAAGTTTGCTAAAAAGAAAAAGAAAATGTCCGGGAAATCCAGAACATTTATGTTGATCACAATTCCTATCGTAGCATTGTTCTTTACATTCAACACATTGCCTTTGATTCAGGGTGCGATTTACAGCTTTACCAATTTCCGTGGGTATGGCAGCTATGAGTGGGTTGGTTTTCGAAACTATATTGATCTTTTTCATGATGCCAGAGTTGGTTCATCCTATCTGTTTACATTTAAGCTGGCTATAGTAACAACGATCATCGTAAATGCTGTCAGCCTGATCCTTGCGATGGCATTAAACAGCAAGATTCGTTTTAAGAGCGGTCTTCGTGGACTGTATTTCCTGCCAAATATCTTAGGCGGTCTGGTTGTTGGTTATATTTTTAACTATTTCTTTACTTATATTCTGCCACAGATTGCAATCATGCTCGGTTTTGAGGGAAACAGTATGCTGGCAAGTTCTAAAACGGCCTGGCTTGCGATCGCGGTAGTATGTGCATGGCAGTCGATCGCGATGAATACGATCATTTATATATCCGGTCTTCAGACAGTTCCGGAAGATGTATACGAAGCAGGATCTTTAGATGGTGCAACCGGATTTGCAAAATTCCGTTATCTGACATTCCCACTGATCCTTCCGTTTTTTACAATTAATGTAGTCCTTTGTATGAAGAACTTCCTGATGGTATTTGACCAGATCATGTCGTTGACAAAGGGTGGCCCTGCGCAGAGCACAGAATCCATTTCCTACCTGATCTACAACAATGGTATGAGTGGCGGACAGTTTGGATTCCAGAGTGCAAATGCAGTCGTGTTCTTTATAGTAATCGTAGTGATATCTGTATTACAGATGCGTTTCCTGGGTAAGAAGGAGGAACAGTTATGA
- a CDS encoding carbohydrate ABC transporter permease, which produces MKKSQRQIRKEYKEKGIKTGKERYNIGVTILLILGLVTILFPLYMTVMIAFKQPSEMTNDIHGILSLPQHWSLSNFKEAMEVTDFWHSLGNSLFITLATIALSIVIHSLIGYVLGRSKKKNRIYNGIYLYLVSGMFVPFAILMMPLVKQTAKMGLANMIGVVLLYTVFYLPMNTMLYAGYLNNLPLELEEAACVDGATTWTTYWKIIFPNMKPMHATVAILTALGTWNDVMTPLVIMSGDQNTLPLAQLNFQTQFGTNYNLAFASYLLALLPILIFYIICQKQIISGVANGAVK; this is translated from the coding sequence ATGAAAAAATCGCAGAGACAGATCAGAAAAGAATATAAAGAAAAGGGGATTAAGACAGGAAAAGAACGATATAATATCGGGGTTACGATTCTGTTGATCCTTGGTCTTGTAACCATCCTGTTCCCATTATATATGACGGTTATGATCGCATTTAAGCAGCCGTCTGAGATGACAAATGATATCCATGGAATCTTATCTCTTCCACAGCACTGGAGTCTGAGTAATTTTAAGGAAGCTATGGAGGTAACAGATTTCTGGCATTCTCTCGGTAACAGTTTATTTATCACACTGGCAACTATCGCATTATCGATCGTAATACATTCCCTGATCGGTTATGTACTTGGACGAAGCAAGAAAAAGAATCGGATCTATAATGGAATTTATCTTTATCTTGTCAGTGGTATGTTCGTGCCATTTGCTATTTTGATGATGCCGCTTGTAAAACAGACAGCAAAAATGGGACTGGCAAATATGATTGGTGTGGTATTACTTTATACAGTATTTTATCTTCCGATGAACACAATGTTATATGCCGGATATCTGAATAATCTTCCGCTTGAACTGGAAGAGGCAGCTTGTGTTGACGGAGCCACTACATGGACGACTTACTGGAAGATCATCTTCCCGAATATGAAACCAATGCATGCAACGGTTGCGATCCTTACAGCCCTTGGCACATGGAATGACGTTATGACACCGCTTGTAATTATGTCCGGTGATCAGAATACACTTCCGCTTGCGCAGCTGAATTTCCAGACTCAGTTTGGAACAAATTACAATCTGGCCTTTGCATCTTATCTGTTAGCGTTACTTCCGATTCTGATCTTCTATATTATTTGTCAGAAACAGATCATATCAGGTGTGGCAAACGGAGCAGTAAAATAA